In the Vitis vinifera cultivar Pinot Noir 40024 chromosome 2, ASM3070453v1 genome, one interval contains:
- the LOC100854404 gene encoding uncharacterized protein LOC100854404: MDIQLVLGSNRLEDVNWLCSLSDSELDMLISLKMMVLRRAKVIGHEDLAEKFDLKMLRALGFILMEYLRGQVKDLSAIPGLAGLDKFLNECNLLKCSLKDTISTEELKACICTNSKRGTAERSSKELAPNRKKQKTETRGSDPDQNE, from the exons ATGGATATTCAACTAGTTTTGGGGAGTAATCGACTCGAAGATGTCAATTGGCTATGTTCCCTATCCGATTCTGAGCTT GATATGCTGATTAGCTTAAAAATGATGGTTCTCCGACGTGCAAAAGTAATTGGTCATGAAGATCTTGCTGAGAAGTTTGATTTGAAGATGCTTCGAGCCCTTG GGTTCATTTTGATGGAATATCTAAGAGGACAGGTTAAGGATTTGTCAGCTATTCCAGGCTTGGCTGGGTTGGACAAGTTTTTAAATGAATGCAATTTATTAAAGTGTAGTCTAAAAGACACAATAAGCACTGAAGAACTAAAGGCATGCATTTGCACCAATTCAAAAAGGGGAACAGCTGAAAG ATCTAGTAAAGAGCTGGCTCCTAATCGGAAGAAACAGAAAACTGAAACCAGAGGAAGTGATCCAGATCAAAATGAATAA
- the LOC100258256 gene encoding beta-amylase 1, chloroplastic: protein MAIASPSVPTFFASFCCTGAECTRFFLRSPSLVGNRSHRTRRCRLTISSGLNSSKPSDAGGHVSPNNGDFQYELQHGFSAQRSKGSPVFVTLPVDVVSSSGEVRRWKTMVQSFRAIAAAGVEGVVMEVWWGLVEREEPRVYNWQGYMEIVALARRCGLKVRVVMAFHQCGTGPGDPSWIPLPQWVLEEMDRDPDLAFSDRFGTRNMEYISLGCDILPVLRGRSPIQTYVDFMRNFRDTFKPFLGLTITVIQVGMGPAGELRYPSCPSHKLTWAWRSYELGEFQCYDKYMLASLNACAREIGMHEWGNGGPIGTGNLMHNPEHTEFFRSNGSWNTPYGKFFLEWYSRMLLLHGERICKEAETIFRGIEVRTSAKVAGIHWHYGTQSHPSELTAGYYNTSIRDGYLPIVRMFCKYGFTLCSTCFEMQDADEKQRNPVSSPEGFLRQLLLTARICGIPLEGENSGARLDDKSFQQVLKMSSFYSDGLEKPSFSFNFVRMDKNFFEYDNWVRFTRFVRQMSGGHNFRAKLDFGRVSSMKVGAACAY, encoded by the exons ATGGCGATCGCTTCTCCCTCTGTTCCAACCTTCTTTGCCTCCTTCTGCTGCACCGGGGCCGAGTGCACTCGCTTCTTCCTCCGATCGCCATCCCTCGTCGGCAATCGATCCCACCGGACACGTCGGTGTCGGCTCACTATCTCATCGGGTCTCAACTCATCGAAGCCGTCCGACGCCGGAGGGCATGTGTCCCCAAACAACGGGGATTTCCAGTACGAGCTCCAGCATGGGTTCTCGGCGCAGCGGAGTAAGGGGTCGCCGGTGTTTGTGACACTGCCGGTGGACGTCGTGAGCTCTTCGGGGGAGGTGCGGCGGTGGAAGACGATGGTGCAGTCGTTCCGGGCAATCGCAGCGGCGGGGGTTGAGGGGGTGGTTATGGAAGTTTGGTGGGGGCTGGTGGAGAGAGAGGAGCCTAGGGTTTATAATTGGCAGGGGTATATGGAGATTGTTGCATTGGCTCGAAGGTGTGGGTTGAAGGTTCGAGTTGTGATGGCGTTTCATCAATGTGGCACTGGACCTGGTGATCCTTCCTG GATCCCTCTTCCTCAATGGGTGCTTGAAGAGATGGATAGAGATCCAGATTTAGCATTTTCTGACAGGTTTGGAACAAGGAATATGGAGTACATTTCCTTAGGATGTGATATTCTTCCTGTTCTGCGGGGGCGATCTCCAATCCAAACATATGTAGATTTTATGAGGAACTTCAGAGACACTTTCAAACCTTTTCTTGGTCTTACCATAACA GTGATTCAAGTTGGGATGGGTCCTGCCGGTGAATTAAGATATCCTTCATGCCCTTCTCATAAGCTAACATGGGCTTGGAGGTCTTATGAACTTGGAGAGTTCCAGTGCTATGATAAG TACATGCTTGCATCCCTGAATGCTTGTGCTAGGGAGATTGGAATGCATGAGTGGGGAAATGGGGGTCCTATTGGCACTGGGAACTTGATGCACAATCCCGAACATACTGAATTTTTCAGAAGTAACGGGTCTTGGAATACACCATATGGTAAGTTTTTCCTTGAATGGTACTCAAGAATGCTACTTCTGCATGGAGAGAGGATATGCAAGGAAGCAGAGACCATTTTCCGTGGTATTGAAGTTCGCACATCAGCGAAAGTGGCTGGAATCCACTGGCATTATGGTACACAATCTCATCCATCCGAGTTAACAGCTGGCTATTATAACACATCGATCAGAGATGGATACCTCCCAATTGTTCGCATGTTCTGTAAGTATGGATTTACCTTGTGTTCCACATGCTTTGAAATGCAAGACGCAGACGAGAAACAGAGGAACCCAGTCAGTAGTCCAGAAGGTTTTCTTAGACAACTTCTATTGACCGCTAGGATTTGTGGTATACCTCTGGAAGGGGAAAATTCTGGAGCTAGGTTGGATGACAAATCATTTCAACAGGTGCTAAAGATGTCGAGTTTCTACTCAGACGGTCTGGAAAAACCATCCTTTTCATTCAACTTTGTGAGGATGGACAAGAACTTTTTTGAATACGATAATTGGGTCCGCTTTACTCGCTTTGTTAGACAAATGTCTGGTGGCCACAATTTTCGAGCCAAGCTAGATTTTGGAAGAGTGTCCAGTATGAAAGTTGGAGCAGCTTGTGCATATTAA